The Macadamia integrifolia cultivar HAES 741 unplaced genomic scaffold, SCU_Mint_v3 scaffold3235, whole genome shotgun sequence nucleotide sequence ATATTTGGTTTCTGTTGGGAAACTGGGCTTAGTAATGGTTTGTATGTTCTTGAGAAAGGAATGATGGAAGATTGTCTTGTTTTATAATGAATCATTAGAAGTCCCTTTCTTGAATAGAATTATTCTTctgtttcttcatttatttattctgtTGTTTCTGTATGCAGCTATTGTGTCAGGTGGGAAGGGTACAGCTCAAGATAAAATCAAGACCCTTAGGGAAGCTGGAGTGACAGTCGTGGAGTCACCAGCAAAGATTGGTGTTGCCATGCTCGATGTTTTCAAACAACGGGGTCTTGTGAGCTAGTTTTAGACAATCTCAATGTCTTCAAACAAAGAGGTCTTGCGAGTTAGTTTAGACAAATTAATCTTGCTCCATTTTTGGGAGGTTTTCCTtttaagaaattaaagaaaaatcataTGGCCCTTCTGATTGTTTCTTTTGCTTGTTCTTGGGGCTGACATAAATCATCCATGCCTTGAATGTAAACAAGGTTTTTAAGTCCATTTCTATTTTTCACCTGCGTGGTGACAGAATGTTAGTCATCGAAAATCAATATATTTTTTCACTTGATTACACCATGTTGTGTCTTTAAGTTGATCTTTTTTAAGAATGCTTCAGAATCAGATATTGGGAGCTGCTTTACTGGAGAATTTCATCCCCATGGAATTTTGTTATGTTTGATGAAGGGAGAACCTAAAACAGCCGTTAAAACTACCTTAAGTTTGTTCATAAGATGTGGAAGTCGTCTTAGCCTCTTAGGGATTTATAGTTACGGAAGAATAAATGGAAGAGGATGGAGGGATTTAGCGAAAGTATTTAAGGGAGGAATCGAACCGACGGTTCCTGATGAAAGTGAGATTTTTGAAGCCCTCCAAAGGCCTCTTGCAAATGATGGCCTGTGACAATTGGGTCTCGTCAGGAACCACTAATATTTGAGCTCTATCTTGTACTTCCTATTGTGTTCTCTCCATCTTGCATTCCCTATTGTGCTTTCTCAGTGCAAATGGTGCGATCTCTTGGACGTCAGGTCAATTCACATCTTTGACGGGCCTCTAGTCAACTGCTAGTGCCGTTCTCATCTGTCTATATGTCCACGCTTGTCGGCCGACAAAGAAACTAGGGGCAGGAGATGCagagggcacgcctgcctgggcgtcatgcatcatgttgccccacctcatctgccccttgtggtggtggtgtggagcgaagattggccccccgtgtctccATTTGAGGTGCTGttggcccaaagtcaagggccccctatgtggcaagcgtcacggcaaggaaaaaaaaagggggaggaggCGAGGGAATTAGAAAAGGTAGGAGAAAGTAATAACAGAGCAAGTATAGGGACTTGATAGACATTAGCCTTAATATGAATAgagaatatttttattttttacggACAAAAAATTTATTCAAAGATTGAGGTAACTTAAAACATCAATGTTAGAGTCAGAGTTGGTAATGTgagcttgtttttttttttttccagtgttAGACAAAAGGCTTAAATGGTTTCCAAACTTCTTTTCCAACTTTTTTTGATTGCTTCTTTGTCAATGATTTCAGACCCATCAGCTTGTGCAATGTTTCATACAAGATCATTAGCAAAATTCTTGGTGATTGAAACCGCCTCCCTTCCGCATCATCTCTCCTTTTCAATCATCTTTTGTCCTTGGCAGACAGATTTCTGATAATATCATTATTACGCAGGAAATTTTTCATTTCCTTAAACACACACGAGGTAAGTCTGGTTTTGTTGCCATCAACTTGACATGGCGAAGGCCTATGACAAAGTGGAATGGGGGTACTTAAGAGGAATTTTTGACTTACTAGGTTTTGGCGAGAGATTGGGGGGACCTGATTAGCTATCTAACCTATTTCTTGGCAAAACTTAATGGATCAGCTTATAGTTAGTTTGAAACCTCCCGTGATCTCAGATAGGGTTGGCCCCTGAGCCCTTTCCTCTATATTATCATAATGGAAGGACTTTCCCATCTTCAATCCACTTACATGGACTTAAATATCTTCAAGGGCATCAAGGTGACACGAAATGCATAAAAAATTCCTCATCtcttttttgcagatgataccTTTACCTTTTGTAGAgctaatgaaaatgacattgcCACCATCAAATGTATTCTAGACATTTTTTTGGCTTTATCTGGTCTCACTATCAATTTCGATATAAGTCGTTTTGCCTTTAGCTCAAATGTAAAGCATGCTTGTAAAACTTGTTAGATCTCCCTATGGGGTTCGAATTCAAAACCCCAATTGAAGAAACCAcacagagaaacaagaacacgaatctaataaaattatagaggatctaattgttcctttcaccaagtatgttgaagaagattgatgTTGGTCGCTTCCACTTTCGCTCTCtaggcttggctatggatcttctacagccccttaaacctcttTGGGTCtttcactttagtggtaaagtggaaaagagtgaataatgactatagggacccaaaacctagtatttataatactatcatgcacccaaaaccctaatccacaataggttgagccagcatatccctaaacttgagagtggaccaaaCCGGTTCATGCAACTCGATTCTCATCCATTTagtcaacccgaataattaatttagctcataaatccaacaatctcccacttggactACATTAATAATAAGGATGTCTTTAAATTGATGTGGTCATAGAATctcattacattaaccactcttattgtgattcagttgaaaaaatcactcacatcgaacaacagcagaagatacacctcaatatacgacatacaactttctgtcattacaaacataagtaagtttttcaacacgaatctatgtgagATACTATCATAGaaacattgacatatcctcaaattacactgttgtcattccatgtaggtacttaactgtgatattaaccttcactgtggtaaatcgcctttgatctatGGTTAATATCTAATTGTGACTTTCTGTCTATAAACTGTGGTAAATATTGCCtttgaactgtgacaaatactatCTTAAAATATGgtaaacattaccttttgaattatggcaaaatattgcctataaccaagacaattactgcctataaaaacattctcaaatgaaaCCATACaccaaataataaaagaaataattgtacataatgtaaatgctaaaacttaatcataattcatcaaactgtgccccaaaaacatacgggctaaggttcaaaacataaacaaatactaaacaaaatcagaactcccactaatcaagcatttcaaataactgaaTATAAAggaatcctaactacttgatgagACCAACTTTTACTTGTTCTTAATTGCTGGTGATCAATCTACTTCACCCTTTCTTGgcatcatcctgcttatcagctCCAgaattcttcattttctctaaccatttcttgaaaataaagtaGTCATTCTttacatgtcctttcttatggcaccagaaacactctatgTTGTTGgtcttctcttcatcctgagccttcgTGCTGCTATGATGTCAtgtgcagttgtcccaaggcaGCAACATGTCTGATATAGGGCAGCAGATTCGGCTACCAAAGTCTCCCCACATGATTATCCCTATACGCCCTTACCCCTGCACACCTTGTGGTTATTCCTATACACCTCCAGATGCCAAGTCAGGATATTAATCCTTATACAATGAGTTATACTCCTCCAATTCGTCCTTAAAGAGcctttccccctttttccaGAATCCTTAATCCCTATGGGATCCGCAAAATGCCAAATGCCTTTCCGATAGGTAACTTTGTCTTCGAAAATGAGTTCCAAATACCTTGAACacacaaaaatcatgttttcaAAGCAGAAAACATAGCCAACCAAAACTTTGATAATCTAACTTGTAAAATACTACTTTGATTCATATTAAACAATCTCAACACAGCTTGGagtcaaaataaataatagcaCCTCCCCTCTCTTACCATTTGAACAACAAACTTCATCCTAATGGCATCCAAAATTCTTATTCCCCCTACTCATGTGGACATATCTGAGTCTAGAACTTCAAAACCTCAGATCCCTTTCCTCATCAAGTTCCCTCGCTGCTGACAATCACCCATATGAAGACCTCGGCGTCCTAGAATAACAAGATCAAAAAGCTTCCTCCTTACGTCATAAACGGGATTTGGATCAATTAAACGCCCCTGTTCATAAGCCTCTCTCAGGAAAATGGTGTGTCTCTTCCCTTTGGTTGACAAATAAAAGATCCCAGGGTGATCCAAAAATAGGTCCCTAATATTCAAATCAATCCCAAACCAATTCCGAAAATGGCTGATCTTCTCCACCTCCACCATTTTCCCCACTGTCAAACTCAAGAACTCGTGAACAACTGCAACAGCCCGCTTCTCCAGTCCCTTCATACCAGCTTTGGACTTTCTCTTCACTCCCATCTCCTCGTAAGGTCCCAAATATGGCAACCTTTGCCAATCCTTAACCTTGGCTTTCAAATCTTTGCTCAATCTCATCCCAGGTGGAAACCCGTGTTTAAAAGCAAATCGAATTTCAGATGTATCAACCCCAGCATCCTCCTTACAAGATTCAGAAATCCTCCAGTTCTCAACTGCGGCTGAGAAGCCAGGATTTAGGTTTCCAGTTACCAATTCCAAGATATGAGTTTTAGGTTCATGGGCAtcacagagagagaaaagagtagGGTTGTGGGAGATTATCGAATCCTCAAAATCATCAGGCAAGCCAAGTTCCCTCCAGACTTTGAAAATTGCTCGAAGGGGTAGAGATTTTGAGATAGACATTGAAAGGAGTCGAACTAATCGATCAATGACAACGGGCTTCGAACCATCAATTGCGGCTGCTTCTTGACGAGAAATCTCAATTGCAGCTTCAGTTAATTTGAAGAATGGTTTTGACTCTGAGGTGTCATAGAAGAGCGTGAAAATGTGAGGATATTTACGGATGAAATGAAGGGCTCCACGGTTGAGATGGAATTTCTGAGAAAGCCTGTCAAGGAAATCAAGGGGAAGTGTTGGGTTTTTAGGGTTCGCAAGGATAAGATCTTGAACAGAGACTACCTTAAGAAAGTTTTTGTAGTCCGCCATGAATTTCTCGAAGGTTGGGTCTCTGGCCCTTGATGCCACATACTGAGATGAAGTTGTTTTGGAGCGAATGGCAATGGAAGAGCATTTTGGAAGCTTCAAAGCGAGTTTAACTCTTAGTAGGATCTGAGTCGCCATTGACAAGAGTTCTGATTGTTCTGTACATCAAAGGCCAATAAGGCCAGAACCCATTAATCCCAGAAGATTGACTCACAAAACCCTACAGAGAAAGGCGTAGCATCAGTTTTAAAAGTTCAAATCTGCACTGAAGTATTGGTGGAAGAAACTATTTGATTGGGATCAACTCACACGACTATCGGTAAAATTCTAGGAATCAGAATTTCAAAGAAGGTTCACCACTATTATGAAGAATGGATGAGAAACAGAAACTATTGTTAGATGATTTCTAGAACCGGAAATCCATTTTAGATAATTTCTTCTTCTGGATGAGTAATCTCAACAAAAATTTACGCTGCGTTTAGTAATCATCCAGGAAAACATTTCTccattctatgggaacaaatAACGCAATAAAACGTTTGATGTGAATTTGatgtttttcgatttttttttttataacaaaaagggcaaaaaaaaaagctagaaacGCTAGAAGCGTTTAGTgtcaaacaccattttttttctttttaacaacATTTTGACATATaaattgaaaattctgtttttaacacgaaacatcatttctggaactgaatgactaccaaacgtagCAAAGTTGAAAGGATATGTGCTCAATCTCTTCTAAACAGTCCAGCAGAGAgaacatggtttgaggaatcggatccTATCGATCAAGATCAGTCGAATCAGACCTATCGGATCCGAATCGACCTTGACTGATCCCGATTCTAGGTTGATACTGTATTGGTGGATCCTATggatgaagggtaaaatagtccagGAAatgttttttaattgaaaacaaGGATATTTTTTTTCCGATATTGATGGATCAAGATTTGTATCACCTTGACCGATCCCATTCTcgataccaagttctcaaaccatAATAGAAAATGAAAGGGAAGAAACTGAGAAATCCTTCAAGTGGTCAGATTTGTTGCTCCTACCCAAACCTAAGGGTGTAAGTTTGCCCTGACAGCCGAACCCGCCTTGGCCTACCCTAAGTCTGAACAGGGCTTAGGCCAAGATTTCTTACCCTGAGGGTGAGTTAGGGTCAAAAAAATATTGACCCTTGGTCAAGATTAGGCCAAGTCAGACTTAGGTTGAGGACTAGCCCAgcagcacccattgtgtctctcccttctccttctgaaaTGACCCGCTTATCCGTTTTGTATGATACcctcctcatccatcgccaTTGGTGATGTCCGCTAGCTTACTGTATACcagcggcatacctatccctctcccttatgATTCTTATACCCAATTTCTAACTTCATCAAATACAAAATTTCATAATTGCTTCCAATATTCGATATACTTCTCCAATGCATCCCCAACCCAAATAGGGTCAATCAAGTTtaacccaaccctagaaaaGATCAAGGTCAATTAGGTTCAAGTTGGCTTGGCATGAGCCTGTCAAAGTTGTGCATGGGCATGTATCCGGTAGGGTTGGATTGGGCATGGGTTGAGTTTGTTTTAAGAAAACCAGACATGTTTCACCCCTACCCAAACTTGTTAGTTGataatagggagaaagaacagGTCATGTGGCCCCTATATCAGCAAAGGGGCCAATGAGGGGGCATACATGGGCATAAAATAGGTGGTGGGTTTTTTTTCTCACAAAGTAACATAGAGGATGGAGAATCCGGGATCTCGACCTGTAAAGAGTAAACAAAGATGTCTGGAATCTAACTCAATTGGGTGGTGCCTAACCTAGTCATTTGAAGTTCACAAGGTTAAGGGGAATCATTTTGTTTCCCTCTGTTTGGCGTAAGGGCCATGCAACCATGGAGATTATACCATGTGTAGTGCTACAATATGCAATCCATTACATGAAAAACTTGGTTGGCTATCTACTCGTAGAGTGTAATGCTCCGGCCTCATTAACCttagcacaatattgtcctattTGCCCCATGGGCCCCAAGGCCTGAAAATGCATTGTACCATATTatggaggctagaggttatcaactaaccTAGTAATCTCCCAtaagcgatgtgggactaaagtttgcataccctcaccgatctctcaaacACCCTGGTACTAGTCATATCTCTCaagcgggtctggtacttatcGTATTCTCGGACGTCACAATCTTTCCTCTTTTCAACATAGTATCCTGCTGTGGCCCCATACACTGTCAgggtttgctctgataccatttgtaacgcccCGGCCTCATTAACCtaacacaatattgtcctctttgactCATGGACCTCAAAGCTTTAAAACGTATTATactatgttaaggaggctaaaggttatcaactagcctagtaatctcCCTCTAGGCATGTGAGattaaagtttacacacccttATCGATCTTCCAAATACCATAGTACATatcatattcttggtggggacacttCACCGATCTCTCAGGCAAGTCTGATACTTACTGTATTCTTAAGTGTCCCCACCctagtacttgccatattcttggcaagaatacgacaagtaccagacccccttgggagatcggtgaggtgtccccacaaAAAATATGGCATGTACTAAGGTGTTTGAGCGATCGGTGAAggtatgcaaactttagtcaCACATCATCTAGGGGAGA carries:
- the LOC122067920 gene encoding protein ROOT PRIMORDIUM DEFECTIVE 1-like; the protein is MATQILLRVKLALKLPKCSSIAIRSKTTSSQYVASRARDPTFEKFMADYKNFLKVVSVQDLILANPKNPTLPLDFLDRLSQKFHLNRGALHFIRKYPHIFTLFYDTSESKPFFKLTEAAIEISRQEAAAIDGSKPVVIDRLVRLLSMSISKSLPLRAIFKVWRELGLPDDFEDSIISHNPTLFSLCDAHEPKTHILELVTGNLNPGFSAAVENWRISESCKEDAGVDTSEIRFAFKHGFPPGMRLSKDLKAKVKDWQRLPYLGPYEEMGVKRKSKAGMKGLEKRAVAVVHEFLSLTVGKMVEVEKISHFRNWFGIDLNIRDLFLDHPGIFYLSTKGKRHTIFLREAYEQGRLIDPNPVYDVRRKLFDLVILGRRGLHMGDCQQRGNLMRKGI